DNA sequence from the Methylomonas albis genome:
CTAGGCGCCTGCTCCAAAAAAACATAATGCAGCTATAGTTGCCGATACGTTCGCCACAACATAAGCGCTAGGGATCCCCATGGATTTTCTAATTTCACCTGCCATCGCATTGATGGATAGACTTCGCTATCCGGCAAAATTTGCCTTGTTATTCACCGTCGTGCTGATTCCGATGCTGTTAATGGCCGGCACCTTGGTTAGGCAATTTCAAACGGAAGCCAACGTTTCGGAACAAGAACGCAATGGCTTACGCTATCTCGCCGCCCTGCGAACGCCGATTGAACATATTCAACAGCATCGCGGCATGACCAACGCGTTTCGGAACGGCGCGACACAATTCAAGGAGCGTATTTTTAGCAAGCGTGAAGAAATCGATAGCTATTTTGCCGCACTTGAAAAAGTGGATAGCGAGCTACGAGATACATTGAAAACCGACAACATGCTAGCTAAGCTGAACCAACAATGGAACGACATCAAATCGCGCTCCATGGATCAAGAGTTGAGCGTGACGATAGCCGCTCATAATCAATTAATTGCCGATAGCTTAAAGCTGCTAAACCACCTTTCAAATACATCAGGGATAATTCTCGACCCCATGCTGGACAGTTTTCATATGGGTTTCGTACTGACATCCGATTTACCTGAGTTAATCGAATTGATGGGGCAAACTCGCGCACTGGCCTCCGGAGTGGCAGCCAAAGGCAGTATCAATCCGCAAACATTAACGAAATTATTGATCTTGATCGCCAATATAGAAACCTATGCCCATAAGGTGGATGAAGGGCTTGAGGTGGCGTTTTCAGAAAATCCCGAGGTTGGCAAAAACCTGTTCACAAGCCATGAAAACTATCATAAGGCTTTGCAAGCCACGCTCGATTTAGTACGGCAGCAATTGATTGAAAGCGAAACCATTTCGATTGACAGCAATACGGTATTCGACACCGTCACGCTGGCGATCACACAGTCATATCAGCTCTACAGTGGGCTGCTAGAGCAACTTGATCTTATTTTTCAGAACCGTAGCGCGGCAGCCGAGCGATCTCTGCACATTACGCTGGCCGGATTATTGGGGATTTTGTTGGTGGTGATCGTGTTATTGCTGGGCTTAACTAGGTCAGTCAGTCGCAACATTGTTGCCATCAATACCGCGACTAAACTGGTTGCCCAAAATGACCTAAGCGCCAGGGTACACATAGCTTCGAACGATGAAATGCAGGAAATCGCCGAACACTTCAATGCCATGATAGAAACCAGCTCGGCCTTGCTCAAGGAAATCATTCATACCAGCGCTGACTTACATACTTCCGCGCAAAAAGTTTACACAGTTGCCAACCAAAGTGCCGCTCATCTCGAACGGCAACAGCAAGAAACCACGTCTGTAGCGACTGCGGTCAACGAAATGAGCGCCACCATTCAGGATGTTGCCAACACCACCAATACCGCTGCCCACGCCGCCAGCAATGCTAACGACCAGGCCAAAAACGGCAAAAGCGTTGTCGCAAGCGCCACCGTATCGATTAGCCAATTGGCCAATGACATTGAAGATGCCGCTAATGTGATTCAAGGCCTGGAAAAAAGCAGCGAATCTATAGGCTCTTTAGTAGACGTGATCAAAAGTATCGCCGAACAAACCAACTTACTGGCATTGAACGCCGCGATTGAAGCCGCGCGTGCCGGCGAACACGGCCGAGGTTTTGCGGTGGTAGCGGATGAAGTTCGCAACCTGGCAAGCCGCACTCAGGAATCGACCGCAGTGATAGAAAACATGATCGTCAAGTTACAGAGTGGCTCGCGCGAAGCCGTCGCGGTGATGCAGCAAAGTCGCACACAAGCCCAGATCGGCGTGGAAAAGTCTCGGGA
Encoded proteins:
- a CDS encoding methyl-accepting chemotaxis protein — translated: MDFLISPAIALMDRLRYPAKFALLFTVVLIPMLLMAGTLVRQFQTEANVSEQERNGLRYLAALRTPIEHIQQHRGMTNAFRNGATQFKERIFSKREEIDSYFAALEKVDSELRDTLKTDNMLAKLNQQWNDIKSRSMDQELSVTIAAHNQLIADSLKLLNHLSNTSGIILDPMLDSFHMGFVLTSDLPELIELMGQTRALASGVAAKGSINPQTLTKLLILIANIETYAHKVDEGLEVAFSENPEVGKNLFTSHENYHKALQATLDLVRQQLIESETISIDSNTVFDTVTLAITQSYQLYSGLLEQLDLIFQNRSAAAERSLHITLAGLLGILLVVIVLLLGLTRSVSRNIVAINTATKLVAQNDLSARVHIASNDEMQEIAEHFNAMIETSSALLKEIIHTSADLHTSAQKVYTVANQSAAHLERQQQETTSVATAVNEMSATIQDVANTTNTAAHAASNANDQAKNGKSVVASATVSISQLANDIEDAANVIQGLEKSSESIGSLVDVIKSIAEQTNLLALNAAIEAARAGEHGRGFAVVADEVRNLASRTQESTAVIENMIVKLQSGSREAVAVMQQSRTQAQIGVEKSRETMQSLEAISQSVETIDAMNLQIASAAEEQTAVTEEINRNIVHISSLSERTSSCAKQTTIEAGQLNQLAENLLKLTKQFKLSA